A part of Terriglobus roseus genomic DNA contains:
- a CDS encoding GNAT family N-acetyltransferase, translating into MQIRLLQVADRAEWQVLWAAYQDFYNMEVKADTTELTWTRFHDANAPLYALGAFSDGKLIGIVHFLFHLSSATTGPYCYLQDLFTSPSSRRQGVGSALIEAVYERASQEGASRVYWLTHETNAEAIKLYEKVAQRSGFIQYRKLLT; encoded by the coding sequence GTGCAAATCAGACTGTTACAAGTAGCCGACCGCGCAGAGTGGCAGGTGCTGTGGGCTGCGTATCAAGACTTCTACAACATGGAAGTCAAAGCAGACACAACTGAATTGACCTGGACGCGATTCCACGACGCGAATGCTCCCTTGTACGCCCTGGGCGCGTTTTCTGATGGCAAGTTGATTGGAATCGTTCACTTCCTTTTCCATCTTTCCAGCGCAACAACAGGCCCTTACTGTTACCTGCAAGATCTCTTCACATCTCCATCCAGCAGAAGACAGGGAGTGGGCAGCGCACTTATCGAAGCTGTGTACGAAAGAGCGTCCCAAGAGGGCGCTTCACGGGTCTATTGGCTCACCCATGAAACCAACGCGGAAGCCATCAAGCTCTATGAGAAGGTCGCCCAGCGAAGCGGCTTCATCCAATACCGCAAACTGCTCACTTAG
- a CDS encoding S53 family peptidase, which produces MSTRAARTTPSALADLRNEPRSPLPGSEKAALADTPATTAAGIKPLRATAVAKAKPASSRKKITVSVVVPRTKPVTQAAVAGKHLTRAQFKSSHAAAPASVKAVQKFAKAFNLVSKAEPARSTVHLTGTVKDMQDAFGVTLQEHTVGAKTLRIRQGAIYLPDSVLPHVQAVLGLDNRPQAKPHYRVGKARAAASTSFTPPQLAQLYGFPTSAKATGQTIALIELGGGFRQADITAYFKSLGIAAPSVKAVLVDGGKNAPSNANGADGEVMLDIEVAAAVAPGANIAVYFAPNTDQGFVDAIATAAHDTTNKPTIISISWGGPESSWTSQALTALDNACKDAAALGITVTAAAGDDGSDDGVGDGKKHVDFPASSPNVLACGGTKLVASNGAITSEVVWNETANKEGATGGGISTAFPQPTWQKSIAATKSGRGVPDVAGDADPTTGYQVRVDGQNMVIGGTSAVAPLWAGLIALSNATNKNAAGLPQAKLYSTTGQKAFRDITSGNNGAFKAAKGWDPCTGLGSPKAASIITLLATKSSAKKKTSRAKA; this is translated from the coding sequence ATGTCCACACGTGCCGCCAGGACGACACCTTCAGCACTCGCCGATCTTCGCAACGAACCCCGCAGCCCACTGCCCGGTAGCGAAAAGGCAGCCTTAGCTGACACTCCCGCAACAACTGCGGCAGGCATAAAACCGTTGCGAGCGACCGCTGTTGCAAAGGCCAAGCCCGCATCCAGTCGCAAGAAGATCACTGTGTCAGTCGTAGTGCCTCGAACCAAGCCCGTCACGCAGGCCGCAGTCGCAGGCAAACACCTCACGCGCGCTCAGTTCAAGTCATCGCACGCCGCCGCGCCAGCGTCGGTAAAAGCGGTGCAGAAATTCGCAAAGGCATTCAACCTCGTATCCAAAGCCGAACCCGCACGCAGCACCGTTCACCTCACCGGCACAGTAAAAGACATGCAGGATGCCTTCGGCGTCACGCTGCAGGAACACACCGTCGGCGCTAAGACTTTGCGAATCCGGCAAGGCGCCATCTATCTTCCAGACTCCGTCCTGCCTCACGTGCAAGCCGTACTCGGTCTGGATAACCGCCCCCAGGCCAAACCACACTACCGAGTCGGCAAGGCGCGCGCCGCCGCCAGCACCTCATTCACACCACCACAACTCGCGCAGCTCTACGGCTTCCCTACCAGCGCCAAAGCCACAGGCCAAACCATCGCCCTGATTGAACTCGGCGGCGGATTTCGCCAGGCCGACATCACCGCCTACTTCAAATCCCTCGGCATCGCCGCCCCCAGTGTCAAAGCCGTCTTGGTCGATGGTGGCAAGAACGCACCCAGCAACGCCAACGGAGCAGACGGCGAAGTCATGCTCGACATTGAAGTCGCAGCAGCCGTCGCACCCGGCGCAAACATCGCAGTCTACTTCGCACCCAACACCGATCAGGGATTCGTCGACGCCATCGCCACCGCCGCGCACGACACCACAAACAAACCCACCATCATCTCCATCAGTTGGGGAGGCCCGGAATCTTCCTGGACATCTCAGGCGCTCACCGCGTTGGACAACGCCTGCAAAGACGCCGCAGCGCTCGGCATTACCGTCACCGCCGCAGCAGGTGACGACGGATCAGACGATGGCGTAGGCGACGGCAAGAAGCACGTTGACTTCCCCGCCAGCAGCCCCAACGTGCTCGCCTGCGGCGGCACCAAACTCGTCGCCTCCAACGGAGCCATCACCAGCGAAGTCGTCTGGAACGAAACCGCCAACAAAGAAGGCGCAACCGGCGGCGGCATCAGCACCGCGTTCCCGCAACCCACCTGGCAGAAGAGCATCGCCGCAACCAAATCTGGCCGGGGCGTTCCAGACGTCGCAGGCGACGCCGACCCCACCACCGGCTATCAGGTTCGCGTCGACGGCCAGAACATGGTCATCGGCGGCACCAGCGCCGTAGCTCCGCTGTGGGCCGGTCTCATCGCACTCAGCAACGCAACGAACAAAAACGCAGCAGGACTCCCGCAGGCAAAGCTCTACAGCACCACGGGGCAGAAGGCCTTCCGCGACATCACCAGCGGCAACAACGGAGCGTTCAAAGCCGCCAAAGGCTGGGACCCATGCACAGGCCTCGGCTCTCCCAAAGCCGCATCCATCATCACCCTGCTCGCAACCAAATCATCAGCCAAAAAGAAAACCAGCCGAGCAAAGGCATAA
- a CDS encoding FAD-dependent oxidoreductase, whose protein sequence is MARPILFAVDDDVSVLEAVVGDLRRKYAQEYRIVRAASGQAALDTCDQLKTRGDAVALFLSDQRMPGMTGVDFLSQAMGLYPDAKRVLLTAYADTEAAIRAINTARIHYYLNKPWDPPEDKLYPVLDDLLFSWHQGYKPPYEGLQVVGTRWGSKDHAVRDFLSRNHVSFRWLNPDTQPEALELLKSRGLDDAKLPVVVFSDGTSAVQPTQMELAGKIGLRVQAEKEHYDLVVVGAGPAGLAGAVYGASEGLRTLVVEPDAVGGQAGSSSRIENYLGFPDGVSGDELARRGFVQAQRLGAEFLTQRVTKIRVEDQYRFVTMGDGRDVSCSAVLLATGVSWCKLDVPGGDELVGAGVYYGAAQSEAQSCKDEEVFVVGGANSAGQAAMNFARYARKVTMLVRGKGLAQSMSQYLIDQIAGTPNITVETGTEITRFCGTDHLQGIELRTPNGTDNRAATSVFIFIGAAPKTEWLPTEVARDDRGFVLAGPDLKRVGVDRMGDRNPYLLETSVPGIFVAGDVRHGSVKRAASAVGEGSIAIQFVHQYLAGF, encoded by the coding sequence ATGGCACGACCGATTTTGTTCGCGGTAGATGACGACGTTAGCGTTTTGGAAGCCGTCGTCGGCGATTTGCGCCGCAAGTATGCGCAGGAATATCGCATTGTGCGCGCCGCCTCAGGGCAGGCTGCGCTGGATACATGCGATCAGTTGAAGACTCGCGGGGATGCCGTAGCGCTGTTCCTAAGTGATCAGCGTATGCCGGGCATGACAGGCGTGGATTTTCTAAGTCAGGCGATGGGGCTTTATCCCGACGCAAAGCGTGTTCTGCTAACTGCTTATGCTGATACGGAAGCTGCTATTCGTGCCATCAACACAGCTCGAATTCATTACTACCTGAATAAGCCGTGGGACCCGCCAGAAGATAAGTTATACCCGGTGCTGGATGACCTACTGTTTAGCTGGCACCAGGGTTATAAGCCGCCCTATGAAGGGTTGCAGGTGGTGGGTACGCGTTGGGGATCGAAAGACCATGCCGTACGTGACTTTCTTTCACGTAATCATGTTTCTTTTCGTTGGCTGAATCCTGATACCCAGCCAGAGGCGCTTGAGCTGCTGAAATCGCGCGGCCTGGATGATGCGAAATTGCCTGTTGTGGTGTTCTCCGACGGCACTTCCGCGGTGCAGCCGACTCAGATGGAGTTGGCAGGAAAGATTGGCCTGCGCGTGCAGGCGGAGAAAGAGCACTACGACCTGGTTGTGGTTGGCGCCGGGCCTGCTGGTTTGGCCGGTGCGGTGTATGGCGCTTCAGAAGGTTTGCGCACGTTGGTGGTAGAGCCGGATGCAGTGGGCGGACAGGCTGGATCGAGTTCGCGCATTGAGAACTACCTGGGCTTTCCGGATGGCGTGAGCGGCGATGAGCTGGCGCGTCGTGGATTTGTGCAGGCGCAGCGGTTGGGTGCGGAGTTTCTGACGCAGCGTGTGACCAAGATTCGCGTGGAAGACCAATATCGCTTTGTAACGATGGGCGATGGTCGGGATGTGAGCTGCTCCGCGGTGCTGCTGGCTACCGGTGTGAGCTGGTGCAAGCTGGACGTGCCCGGTGGCGATGAGTTGGTGGGCGCTGGCGTGTACTACGGTGCGGCACAGAGTGAAGCGCAGTCATGCAAGGACGAAGAGGTCTTTGTGGTGGGCGGCGCGAACTCCGCTGGGCAGGCTGCGATGAACTTTGCCCGTTACGCACGCAAGGTGACGATGCTGGTGCGCGGCAAGGGATTGGCGCAGAGCATGTCGCAGTACCTGATAGACCAGATTGCGGGGACTCCGAACATTACGGTCGAGACGGGAACAGAGATCACGCGCTTCTGTGGCACGGACCATTTGCAGGGCATTGAATTGCGCACGCCCAATGGCACGGATAATCGCGCGGCGACTTCTGTGTTCATCTTCATTGGCGCTGCACCGAAGACGGAGTGGTTGCCGACGGAAGTGGCACGTGACGATCGTGGTTTTGTATTGGCTGGGCCTGACCTGAAGCGTGTGGGGGTAGATCGCATGGGGGATCGCAATCCTTATCTGCTGGAGACGAGTGTCCCCGGCATATTTGTGGCGGGTGATGTGCGGCATGGTTCGGTAAAGCGTGCAGCCTCAGCGGTTGGCGAAGGCTCCATTGCAATTCAGTTTGTGCATCAGTATCTGGCGGGGTTCTAA
- a CDS encoding DUF305 domain-containing protein, which yields MAFRRSCACAFVLSTCVGMAAAQQVPLVQPGAPGQPNKVITNPVGTAVHEPTSADFGFMQGMVIHHSQAVEMVGLMNGRTTNPQMLEMGKRISISQGDEIAFMKRWLSFYGKPVQENHMDMDMDMPGMDMSHMDHGKQDMDTAVMPGMLTPRQMQALRNAKGAQFDHLFLTGMIQHHTGALNMVKELFETKDGGQEPQLFDFTADVDVTQRAEIETMQSMLAKEKK from the coding sequence ATGGCTTTTCGACGTTCGTGTGCCTGCGCCTTCGTTCTGTCCACATGTGTGGGCATGGCCGCAGCACAACAGGTGCCTCTGGTGCAGCCGGGCGCTCCCGGCCAGCCCAATAAGGTCATCACCAATCCCGTGGGAACAGCAGTGCACGAACCCACATCCGCTGACTTCGGTTTTATGCAGGGCATGGTCATCCATCACAGTCAGGCAGTGGAGATGGTCGGCCTGATGAACGGCCGCACCACCAACCCGCAGATGCTTGAGATGGGCAAGCGCATCAGCATCTCGCAGGGCGACGAAATCGCTTTCATGAAGCGCTGGCTCTCCTTCTACGGCAAGCCTGTCCAGGAAAATCACATGGACATGGATATGGATATGCCCGGCATGGACATGTCGCACATGGACCACGGCAAGCAAGACATGGACACAGCCGTAATGCCCGGCATGCTTACACCACGCCAGATGCAGGCACTGCGCAACGCCAAGGGCGCACAGTTTGACCACCTTTTCCTCACCGGCATGATCCAGCACCACACCGGCGCTCTCAACATGGTGAAGGAGTTGTTTGAAACGAAGGACGGCGGTCAGGAACCGCAATTATTTGATTTCACCGCAGACGTGGATGTCACGCAGCGCGCCGAAATCGAAACGATGCAAAGCATGTTGGCCAAGGAGAAAAAATAA
- the queA gene encoding tRNA preQ1(34) S-adenosylmethionine ribosyltransferase-isomerase QueA, giving the protein MRVSDFDFHLPPELIAQHPPAERGNSRMLLIDRNTGNYTDAHFRDFPSQLNEGDLLILNNSRVIPARLFARRAGLRTQHNSPAPTGQVEVLLTQPLGNDRWRALVKPGRKVPTGEHLIFGDNVLEAEVIESGDFGERTLQYAPTQDFFGALEQLGHMPLPPYIHRSEEDEEEDRTRYQTVYAGANTHGSAAAPTAGLHFTPEILEQIKARGVQIEHITLHVGLGTFQPVRVEDLADIRLHEEPYTLPAATADAINKAKSEGRRIIAVGTTTTRTLEHIAAINRIEPHSGTTSIFLQPGHRFQLVNALLTNFHLPKSTLLMLVSALAETEDQTITGREKILRAYAHAVGGKYRFFSYGDCMFLS; this is encoded by the coding sequence GTGCGCGTCTCCGACTTCGATTTCCATCTTCCCCCAGAACTGATCGCGCAGCATCCTCCCGCAGAACGCGGCAACAGCCGCATGCTCCTCATCGACCGCAACACCGGCAACTACACCGACGCCCACTTCCGCGACTTCCCTTCACAGCTCAACGAAGGCGACCTGCTCATCCTCAACAACAGCCGAGTCATCCCCGCGCGCCTCTTCGCTCGGCGCGCCGGTCTCCGCACGCAACACAACAGCCCAGCGCCCACCGGTCAGGTCGAAGTCCTGCTCACACAACCGCTCGGCAACGACCGCTGGCGAGCTCTCGTCAAGCCCGGTCGCAAAGTCCCCACCGGCGAGCACCTCATCTTCGGCGACAACGTACTCGAAGCTGAAGTCATCGAATCCGGCGACTTCGGCGAACGCACACTCCAGTACGCCCCCACGCAAGACTTCTTCGGCGCATTAGAGCAGTTGGGCCACATGCCGCTGCCGCCCTACATCCATCGCAGCGAAGAAGACGAAGAGGAAGATCGCACCCGCTATCAAACGGTCTACGCCGGCGCCAACACGCACGGCTCCGCAGCAGCCCCAACAGCAGGCCTGCACTTCACACCCGAGATTCTCGAACAGATCAAAGCAAGAGGCGTGCAGATCGAACACATCACCCTGCACGTAGGCCTCGGCACCTTCCAGCCCGTGCGCGTAGAAGACCTCGCAGACATCCGCTTGCACGAAGAGCCTTACACACTACCCGCAGCAACAGCAGACGCCATCAACAAAGCCAAATCCGAAGGCCGACGCATCATCGCCGTAGGCACCACCACCACGCGCACACTCGAACATATCGCCGCCATCAATCGCATTGAGCCACACAGCGGAACCACCAGCATCTTCCTGCAACCCGGCCATCGCTTCCAGTTAGTCAATGCTCTGCTGACGAACTTCCATTTACCAAAATCGACCTTACTCATGCTCGTAAGTGCGCTGGCTGAAACTGAAGACCAAACCATCACAGGCCGTGAAAAGATCCTTCGTGCATATGCACACGCGGTAGGCGGGAAATATCGCTTCTTTTCTTACGGCGACTGTATGTTTCTAAGCTAG
- a CDS encoding response regulator transcription factor: MIRILLADNQAIFRSGMARVLSSQSDMIVLGQCGAPDELLSLIAPARNAILLLAASLDADIDRTFAAASANGVRIILLHDNGNEPEAIIVRKMDGLLSRHVSTDDLLHCVRRVFNGERAVKAPVAEADDSAGRRIRDALTTRELQIVGFIVQGWKNRQIAEEIGTKEQVVKNYLRSIYDKTGASDRLELALFTLHHRPLAEAAAKAVTPTSALSV, from the coding sequence ATGATTCGAATTCTGCTTGCCGATAACCAGGCCATTTTCCGTTCAGGAATGGCACGTGTTCTCTCTTCACAGAGCGACATGATTGTTCTGGGCCAATGTGGCGCCCCGGACGAACTCCTTTCCCTCATTGCTCCTGCTCGAAACGCCATCCTGCTCCTCGCAGCTTCACTCGACGCTGACATCGACAGGACCTTCGCAGCCGCTTCCGCCAACGGTGTCCGCATCATCCTTTTGCATGACAACGGCAACGAGCCGGAAGCCATCATCGTTCGCAAAATGGACGGCCTGCTCTCACGCCACGTCTCCACAGACGATCTCCTCCACTGCGTGCGTCGCGTCTTCAACGGAGAACGCGCTGTCAAAGCACCAGTCGCTGAGGCAGACGACAGTGCAGGACGCCGCATTCGCGATGCCCTCACCACACGCGAACTGCAGATCGTCGGTTTCATTGTGCAGGGCTGGAAGAACCGTCAAATTGCCGAAGAGATTGGAACCAAGGAGCAGGTCGTCAAAAACTATCTCCGTTCCATCTACGACAAGACCGGAGCCAGTGATCGCCTCGAATTGGCACTATTCACATTGCATCACCGCCCACTGGCGGAAGCAGCCGCGAAAGCAGTCACTCCCACCAGCGCTCTCTCCGTGTAA
- the sdhB gene encoding succinate dehydrogenase iron-sulfur subunit yields the protein MAKKSAHVEKPKPYTGSTFKVSIKRQASPDAPAHTEEFTLPYRSGLNITSVLVDIAANPINATGATTTAIAYDSNCLEEICGSCAMLINGKARMACSALVDALLHENGKGEITLAPLSKFPVVRDLAVDRSVLFENLKAVKAWVPIDGTYDLGAGPKQFPQIQEERYPLSNCISCTICMEVCPQFNDSTNFVGAATIAQARLFNLDPSGAVLKEDRLRALAGDGGVQECGYAQNCVQACPKQLPLTEAISDMGRDVAIQQVKDFFTR from the coding sequence ATGGCAAAGAAGTCAGCACATGTCGAAAAGCCAAAGCCCTACACGGGCTCGACCTTCAAGGTGTCCATCAAGCGGCAGGCGTCGCCGGATGCACCAGCCCACACGGAAGAGTTCACGCTTCCCTATCGCTCGGGCCTGAACATCACCAGCGTGCTGGTCGACATCGCGGCGAATCCCATCAATGCGACGGGCGCCACCACCACCGCCATCGCCTACGACTCCAACTGCCTCGAAGAGATCTGCGGTTCCTGCGCCATGCTCATCAACGGCAAAGCGCGCATGGCCTGCTCCGCTCTGGTGGACGCGCTGCTGCATGAGAACGGCAAGGGCGAAATCACCCTCGCGCCGCTCAGCAAGTTCCCCGTCGTGCGCGACCTCGCCGTGGACCGCAGCGTTCTCTTTGAGAACCTGAAGGCCGTCAAGGCATGGGTTCCCATCGACGGCACCTACGACCTCGGCGCTGGCCCCAAGCAGTTCCCGCAGATTCAGGAAGAGCGTTACCCGCTCTCCAACTGCATCTCCTGCACCATCTGCATGGAAGTCTGCCCGCAGTTCAACGACTCAACAAACTTCGTCGGCGCAGCCACCATCGCACAGGCCCGTCTCTTCAACCTCGACCCATCCGGCGCAGTGCTCAAGGAAGACCGCCTCCGCGCCCTGGCAGGCGACGGCGGTGTGCAGGAATGTGGCTACGCCCAGAACTGCGTACAAGCCTGCCCCAAGCAGCTACCGCTCACCGAAGCCATCAGCGACATGGGCCGCGACGTAGCCATCCAGCAGGTCAAGGACTTCTTCACCCGCTAA
- a CDS encoding ATP-binding protein: MATTTDCLANSVEWQREALSELKRVKPFGDDVPDEELACLVAVAQDMYVAAGTKIVDQADDLHYFTIFTEGKAHVSRKDEQGNYFFSKIMEAPSFMGEVPLLTGMHSNVTVIAQTDIRGLRLDEESFWAGMSHCPHLRSVILGELRMRLMGMQTQQTQQAKLAMLGTMTAGLMHELNNPGAAARRAASQLRDNLRHMHEIARSFSEHGHTEEQRACLTALQERALAVKKDVCLSSLEQSDAEEEMGEWLESHNIAKAWDIAPVMVASGISTQDLDCLADVFQSSELTAPLEWLEASASSMQMVTLVEESVARVTELAQSVKSYAHEGQTGEQDVDVNESIHATAVMMKHKLREKNISIHKEFGSKMPKVHCVCSGLNQVWTNLLDNAIDAVPQVGGLITIKTARVGDEIQVTIGDNGSGISAEDRDRIFDPFFTTKAAGVGTGLGLGIVRRVLEGYGGRLTLESEPGKTEFTVHLPAEEQK; this comes from the coding sequence ATGGCAACGACAACGGATTGTCTTGCAAACAGTGTCGAGTGGCAACGCGAAGCTCTCAGTGAGTTGAAGCGCGTGAAGCCGTTTGGTGACGATGTACCGGACGAAGAGTTGGCCTGCCTGGTGGCGGTGGCGCAGGACATGTATGTCGCTGCGGGCACAAAGATCGTCGACCAGGCAGACGACCTGCACTACTTCACGATCTTTACTGAGGGCAAGGCCCACGTCTCTCGCAAGGATGAGCAGGGTAATTACTTCTTCAGCAAGATCATGGAAGCGCCCTCGTTCATGGGTGAAGTGCCACTGCTGACCGGCATGCATTCCAACGTCACCGTCATTGCACAGACAGACATTCGTGGACTGCGTTTGGACGAGGAATCGTTCTGGGCCGGTATGTCGCACTGCCCGCACCTGCGCTCTGTGATTCTGGGTGAGCTGCGTATGCGGCTGATGGGCATGCAGACACAGCAGACTCAGCAAGCAAAGTTGGCCATGCTGGGCACCATGACTGCCGGACTGATGCATGAGTTGAATAACCCCGGCGCTGCGGCTCGTCGTGCGGCTTCTCAACTCCGCGATAACCTGCGCCACATGCATGAGATTGCGCGCTCGTTCTCAGAGCATGGACACACAGAAGAACAGCGTGCCTGCCTTACCGCGTTGCAGGAGCGTGCGCTGGCAGTGAAGAAGGACGTTTGCCTTAGCTCGCTGGAGCAGTCGGACGCGGAAGAAGAGATGGGCGAATGGCTGGAGTCGCACAACATTGCGAAGGCCTGGGACATTGCGCCTGTGATGGTGGCCAGCGGCATCAGTACGCAGGACCTGGATTGCCTTGCGGATGTTTTCCAGAGCAGCGAGCTTACCGCTCCGCTGGAATGGCTTGAGGCGAGTGCTTCGTCGATGCAGATGGTTACGCTGGTTGAGGAATCAGTGGCTCGGGTTACGGAGCTGGCGCAGTCTGTGAAGAGCTATGCGCATGAAGGGCAGACCGGTGAGCAGGATGTGGATGTGAACGAAAGCATCCATGCCACGGCTGTGATGATGAAGCACAAGCTACGCGAGAAGAACATCAGTATCCACAAGGAATTTGGTTCGAAGATGCCGAAGGTGCACTGCGTGTGCAGCGGTCTGAACCAGGTGTGGACCAATCTGCTGGATAACGCGATTGATGCTGTGCCGCAGGTGGGTGGGTTGATTACGATCAAGACCGCTCGTGTTGGTGATGAGATTCAGGTCACGATTGGCGATAACGGTTCCGGTATCTCCGCGGAAGATCGTGATCGCATCTTCGATCCGTTCTTTACGACGAAAGCAGCGGGTGTGGGAACGGGACTTGGGCTTGGGATTGTGCGTCGCGTGCTGGAAGGCTATGGCGGCCGCCTGACGCTGGAATCGGAGCCGGGCAAGACGGAGTTCACCGTACATCTTCCGGCTGAAGAGCAGAAGTAG
- a CDS encoding TIGR03435 family protein — MRRVVLAGALLTVVGLGSVVAEAQVAKSPSFEVTVVKPAKPDADGEDWDSNEGTTVIQNYPVIKLIRNAYGLSTVSQVVDAPDWLKDQRFDVTAKVDAEEFHRLNTLSADERDKEFSDLLKSMLVERFGLKVRPGTRKMPMYALERVSATTLGSKLQPVPVGKDGRAIGGHHSNRNGGHWEAQGVSMEEIARLLSGRYEMGGRPVVDRTGTAGAYRFTMDYAPDNGTGVAPDATLPGLSDAVRQELGLKLVKTDGDVPVVIVESVKKPELD; from the coding sequence ATGCGAAGAGTTGTTCTGGCAGGGGCTTTGCTGACGGTGGTTGGGTTGGGTTCCGTTGTCGCTGAGGCCCAGGTTGCGAAATCGCCGAGTTTTGAAGTGACGGTGGTTAAGCCCGCGAAGCCTGATGCAGATGGTGAGGATTGGGATTCGAACGAGGGCACTACGGTTATTCAAAACTATCCAGTCATCAAGCTGATCCGCAATGCCTATGGATTGAGTACTGTGTCGCAGGTGGTGGATGCTCCTGACTGGTTGAAGGATCAGCGCTTTGATGTGACCGCGAAGGTGGATGCGGAAGAGTTTCATCGCTTGAACACGCTGAGTGCGGACGAACGCGATAAGGAATTCAGCGACTTGTTGAAGAGCATGCTGGTAGAGCGCTTTGGCCTGAAGGTGCGGCCGGGCACACGGAAGATGCCGATGTATGCCCTTGAGCGCGTCTCTGCGACGACGCTGGGTTCGAAGCTTCAGCCTGTTCCTGTGGGCAAGGATGGCCGTGCGATCGGCGGACACCATTCCAATCGCAACGGAGGCCATTGGGAGGCGCAGGGAGTTTCGATGGAGGAGATTGCCCGCTTGCTCTCAGGTCGTTACGAGATGGGTGGTCGGCCCGTTGTCGATCGCACCGGTACAGCGGGGGCGTATCGCTTCACGATGGACTATGCGCCGGACAACGGAACGGGCGTGGCGCCGGACGCGACGCTGCCGGGCCTGTCGGATGCGGTGCGACAGGAGCTTGGGCTGAAGTTGGTGAAGACGGATGGCGACGTGCCTGTGGTGATTGTGGAGTCCGTGAAAAAGCCGGAACTGGATTAG